One Lepus europaeus isolate LE1 chromosome X, mLepTim1.pri, whole genome shotgun sequence genomic window carries:
- the LOC133753391 gene encoding carnosine N-methyltransferase-like, giving the protein MQRRRRPPPPASQLPEGCGGSGGGGGGRGGSEEVEVQFSAGRLGSAAAVSSTAARSTEEEEERLEREHFWKIINAFRYYGTSMHERVHRTERQFRSLPPNQQKLLPQFVLHLDKIRKCIDHNQEILLTIVNDCIHMFENKEYGEDGNGKIMPASTFDMDKLKSTLKQFVRDWSETGKAERDACYQPIIKEILKNFPKERWDPSKVTILVPGAGLGRLAWEIAMLGYACQGNEWSFFMLFSSNFVLNRCSEINKYKLYPWIHQFSNNRRSADQIRPIFFPDVDPHSLPPGSNFSMTAGDFQEIYSECNTWDCIATCFFIDTAHNVIDYIDTIWKILKPGGIWINLGPLLYHFENLANELSIELSYEDIKNVVLQYGFQVEVEKESVLSTYTVNDLSMMKYYYECVLFVVRKPQ; this is encoded by the coding sequence gccgcggtgGCAGCGAGGAGGTGGAAGTGCAGTTCTCCGCCGGGCGTTTGGGCTCGGCCGCGGCGGTTTCGTCGACCGCCGCGCGCAGcacggaggaagaggaggagaggctcGAGCGCGAGCACTTCTGGAAGATCATTAATGCCTTCCGCTACTACGGCACCAGTATGCATGAGCGAGTACACCGAACAGAAAGACAGTTTCGATCTCTTCCACCTAATCAACAGAAACTACTTCCTCAATTTGTTCTACATTTGGACAAGATCCGAAAATGCATTGATCATAATCAAGAAATACTACTGACCATTGTGAATGATTGCATACATATgtttgaaaataaagaatatggAGAAGATGGGAATGGAAAGATTATGCCAGCATCTACATTTGACATGGATAAGTTAAAATCCACATTGAAACAGTTTGTGAGAGACTGGAGTgaaactgggaaagcagaaagggaTGCCTGCTACCAGCCaatcattaaagaaattttaaaaaattttcccaaaGAGAGATGGGATCCTTCTAAAGTAACTATTCTGGTACCTGGTGCTGGACTAGGAAGACTGGCCTGGGAAATAGCTATGCTAGGTTATGCTTGTCAAGGAAATGAATGGAGTTTTTTTATGCTCTTTTCTTCCAACTTTGTACTCAACAGATGCtctgaaattaataaatacaaactttatcCCTGGATCCATCAGTTTAGCAATAACCGGAGATCAGCTGATCAGATTCGACCCATCTTTTTCCCTGATGTTGACCCCCACAGTCTTCCTCCTGGTTCTAACTTTTCTATGACTGCAGGAGATTTTCAGGAGATTTATTCGGAATGCAATACCTGGGACTGTATTGCTACCTGTTTCTTCATAGATACAGCTCACAATGTAATTGATTATATTGATACAATATGGAAAATACTCAAACCAGGTGGAATTTGGATAAATCTAGGGCCTCTTTTGTACCACTTTGAAAATTTGGCAAATGAACTTTCCATAGAATTGAGCTATGAGGATATAAAGAACGTCGTTCTGCAATATGGATTCCAAGTAGAGGTGGAAAAAGAATCTGTCTTGTCAACGTATACTGTGAATGATCTATCTATGATGAAATACTACTACGAATGTGTCTTGTTTGTGGTCCGTAAGCCGCAATAA